One part of the Sorangiineae bacterium MSr11954 genome encodes these proteins:
- a CDS encoding ATP-binding protein, with protein MSISFRTKLLASHVGLVAAIVALLVLLLDRSLGADLQRRLDQRLEQQARGAAQWGVGERRHPEKIASRLASLIGADVTLFDRDGKVLGDSRTEGEASQEPLAPEVRAALQGAIGRATRAAPDTHDEMHYVAVAAPDGWIVRLAAPLSDINATIATTRDQLLAAAIVAAVVALGLGFLASRVAAGPLRAMTAAAKKISDGDFDVSVRSSAPDEFGVLARSLSSLASQLKARIGELTAERTHVRQLLVVGRQFMADASHELRTPVMAIQGYSETLLAGGADSSTSRQFLETIHRHADRLGRLVEDMLRLSALEVRPAEEAIVERVDVGGVASAVVETLQARADAHDVTLRLDVNEGIEIGGDPLALEQVLENLVDNAIKYGRRAGTIAIRARTEPRTQPNRVEVEVEDDGPGIDAKHVPRLFDRFYRVDPERSREKGGAGLGLAITKQLVESMHGSIRVDSEVGRGSRFILEFPRFE; from the coding sequence ATGTCCATCAGCTTCCGAACGAAGCTTCTCGCGAGCCACGTGGGGCTCGTGGCGGCCATCGTAGCCCTCTTGGTGCTCTTGCTCGACCGCTCCCTGGGCGCCGATCTGCAGCGGCGCCTCGATCAGCGGCTGGAACAGCAGGCGCGCGGCGCCGCGCAGTGGGGCGTGGGCGAGCGAAGGCACCCGGAGAAGATCGCCTCGCGCCTCGCCTCGTTGATCGGCGCCGACGTGACCCTCTTCGACCGCGATGGAAAGGTCCTCGGCGATTCGCGCACCGAGGGGGAGGCGAGCCAAGAGCCCTTGGCCCCCGAGGTCCGCGCCGCGCTCCAAGGTGCGATCGGCCGCGCCACCCGCGCCGCCCCCGACACGCACGATGAAATGCACTACGTGGCGGTGGCCGCGCCCGACGGCTGGATCGTGCGCCTGGCCGCGCCCCTCTCCGACATCAACGCGACCATCGCCACCACGCGCGATCAGCTGCTGGCCGCCGCCATCGTCGCGGCGGTGGTCGCGTTGGGCCTCGGCTTTCTCGCCTCCCGCGTGGCCGCAGGTCCCCTCCGCGCCATGACGGCGGCGGCCAAAAAGATCTCCGACGGCGACTTCGACGTGAGCGTGCGCTCGAGCGCGCCGGATGAATTCGGCGTCTTGGCGCGCTCGCTCTCGTCCTTGGCGTCGCAGCTGAAAGCGCGCATCGGGGAGCTCACGGCCGAGCGCACGCACGTGCGACAGCTCCTCGTGGTGGGCCGCCAATTCATGGCCGACGCCTCGCACGAGCTTCGCACCCCCGTCATGGCCATCCAGGGCTACTCCGAAACGTTGCTCGCAGGAGGCGCCGACAGCAGCACCTCGCGCCAATTCCTGGAGACGATCCATCGCCACGCCGACCGCCTCGGTCGTCTGGTCGAAGACATGCTGCGCCTCTCGGCCTTGGAGGTGCGTCCTGCCGAGGAGGCCATCGTCGAGCGCGTCGACGTGGGCGGCGTGGCCTCCGCCGTCGTGGAGACCCTGCAAGCCCGCGCCGATGCGCACGATGTCACCCTTCGTCTGGATGTGAACGAGGGCATCGAAATCGGCGGCGATCCCTTGGCGCTCGAGCAAGTGCTGGAGAACCTAGTCGACAACGCCATCAAGTACGGCCGCCGCGCGGGCACCATCGCCATCCGCGCGCGAACCGAGCCGCGCACCCAGCCGAACCGGGTCGAGGTGGAGGTCGAGGACGACGGCCCGGGCATCGACGCGAAGCACGTACCGCGCTTGTTCGACCGCTTCTACCGCGTCGATCCCGAGCGCTCGCGCGAAAAGGGCGGCGCGGGGTTGGGGCTCGCGATCACGAAGCAGCTGGTCGAATCGATGCACGGCAGCATCCGTGTCGACAGCGAGGTGGGGCGCGGCTCGCGGTTCATTCTGGAGTTCCCTCGCTTCGAGTGA
- a CDS encoding response regulator, which produces MTQKIPPTSQADPQAHLPDAGERILLVDDEVDLQKLFLFNFREAGFDPEAVGTAKEAFEAAARQRPSVVVLDLMLPDVSGTEVCRRMRADPALSDVGILMLTARGDEYDRILGFEVGADDYVVKPFSVRELVLRVRALVRRVSERTIARRAADTGERLRWRGLEVDTVRQRVYVDGAELSLRPLEYKLIAIFLENAERTFTRRELLEEVWGTSGSTPSRTVDTHVRRLRERLGAYGDAVETVHSVGYRLRNE; this is translated from the coding sequence ATGACCCAGAAGATCCCGCCGACCTCGCAAGCCGATCCTCAGGCCCACCTGCCCGACGCAGGCGAGCGCATTCTCTTGGTGGACGACGAGGTCGATCTGCAGAAGCTCTTCCTCTTCAATTTTCGGGAGGCGGGCTTCGATCCCGAGGCGGTGGGGACGGCCAAGGAAGCCTTCGAGGCCGCCGCGCGCCAGCGGCCATCGGTGGTGGTGCTCGACTTGATGCTCCCCGACGTGTCCGGAACCGAAGTGTGCCGGCGGATGCGGGCCGACCCTGCGCTCAGCGACGTGGGCATCTTGATGCTCACCGCGCGCGGCGACGAATACGACCGCATCCTGGGCTTCGAGGTGGGCGCGGACGACTATGTCGTCAAGCCGTTCAGCGTGCGCGAGCTGGTGCTTCGGGTGCGGGCCTTGGTGCGCCGGGTGAGCGAGCGCACGATCGCGCGCCGCGCGGCCGACACCGGGGAGCGTTTGCGATGGCGGGGGCTCGAGGTCGACACCGTTCGCCAGCGGGTCTATGTCGACGGCGCCGAGCTTTCGCTTCGCCCGCTCGAGTACAAGCTGATCGCCATTTTCCTCGAGAACGCCGAGCGCACGTTCACGCGCCGCGAGCTGCTCGAGGAGGTGTGGGGGACGAGCGGAAGCACCCCGTCCCGAACCGTCGACACCCACGTGCGGAGGCTCCGCGAGCGCCTCGGTGCCTACGGCGACGCGGTGGAGACGGTGCACAGCGTCGGTTACCGCCTGCGAAACGAGTAG
- a CDS encoding TonB-dependent receptor, translating to MQRARLFASLAAAWLPWASVAQAQEKDVQEVRVRAAPRAPRDPVTATVSADEARHVAGTQGDVAKVVDNLPGVARPPLGSGQLVVWGSAPSDTRTYIDGVEVPSLYHGSGLRSVINSDLVASVALLPGGFGADYGRTLGGTVRVETRALRDEGVHGYAGADTYDASAFVSAALGSKVRAGVAARYSYLDALLAATSARDIGDYFPIPRYRDYQARIAIDLAQGESLDVTLLGSHDALDRTVASADPAKTRTERTEGGFHRVYARWKRTTREAEGIEVTPFVGYDQTELTTSFGGNPTKLDVGSMRYGMRASYRVRFGRKVVASTGIDASGTASQIVRRGSLTLPPREGDIAVFGAPPSDDTTADDFSTHVLDVAPHLSLDVKLGDLTVTPGVRVETFLIEGERLLPTFGQKPDVGFSRVETAIDPRLLVRYQPMPRLTFFASGGAYHQAPEPADLSAIFGTPALGLSRALHASLGERITVLPGLTAEVTGFYKTMSDLVVRSRSVTPKLAQALVQDGEGRSYGLQLLVRRELGHGLSGWISYTMSRSERRIAEPAARYRLFDFDQPHVLVVALSQELGRWVLGARFRYASGVPRTPVVGAYYDAVSDRSDPVFGLHNGARLPAFYQLDARVERSVPLGKDVLLALSLDVQNVTYRENAEEVVYSPDFRQRGYIRGLPTVAVVGARLEF from the coding sequence ATGCAACGCGCGCGCCTTTTCGCTTCCCTTGCCGCAGCATGGCTCCCTTGGGCGTCCGTCGCGCAGGCGCAGGAGAAGGACGTGCAGGAGGTGCGGGTGCGGGCGGCGCCCCGGGCACCGCGCGATCCGGTGACCGCTACGGTGAGCGCGGACGAAGCGCGGCACGTGGCCGGGACGCAAGGGGACGTGGCGAAGGTGGTCGACAACCTGCCGGGGGTGGCGAGGCCGCCGCTGGGATCGGGGCAGCTCGTCGTGTGGGGCTCGGCGCCGTCCGATACGCGCACGTACATCGACGGCGTGGAGGTCCCGTCGCTGTACCATGGGAGCGGGCTGCGCTCCGTGATCAACTCGGACCTGGTCGCGAGCGTGGCGCTCTTGCCGGGCGGCTTCGGCGCCGACTACGGACGAACCTTGGGCGGCACCGTGCGGGTCGAGACGCGCGCCCTCCGCGACGAAGGGGTGCACGGCTACGCCGGCGCCGATACGTACGACGCCTCGGCCTTCGTGTCCGCCGCGCTCGGGTCCAAGGTGCGCGCCGGGGTCGCCGCGCGTTACAGCTACCTCGACGCGCTCTTGGCGGCGACGTCGGCGCGCGACATCGGCGACTATTTTCCCATCCCGCGCTACCGCGACTACCAGGCGCGGATCGCCATCGATCTGGCGCAGGGCGAGTCGCTCGACGTGACCTTGCTCGGCTCCCACGACGCGCTCGATCGCACCGTGGCCTCGGCCGATCCGGCCAAGACGCGCACCGAGCGCACCGAGGGCGGCTTTCATCGGGTGTACGCGCGCTGGAAGCGCACCACGCGCGAGGCCGAGGGCATCGAGGTCACGCCGTTCGTGGGCTACGACCAGACCGAGCTCACCACGTCGTTCGGCGGAAACCCCACGAAGCTCGACGTGGGCTCGATGCGCTACGGCATGCGCGCGTCGTACCGCGTGCGCTTCGGCCGCAAGGTCGTGGCCTCCACCGGCATCGACGCCTCGGGCACCGCCTCGCAAATCGTACGCCGAGGCTCGCTCACCCTCCCGCCGCGCGAGGGCGACATCGCCGTCTTTGGCGCACCGCCCAGCGACGACACCACGGCGGACGACTTTTCGACCCATGTGCTCGACGTCGCGCCGCACCTGTCGCTCGACGTGAAGCTCGGCGATCTGACGGTGACCCCCGGCGTGCGCGTGGAGACGTTCCTCATCGAGGGCGAACGCCTCCTGCCGACCTTCGGTCAAAAGCCCGACGTGGGCTTCTCTCGGGTCGAAACGGCCATCGATCCGCGCCTGTTGGTCCGCTACCAGCCCATGCCGCGTCTGACCTTCTTCGCCAGCGGCGGCGCCTACCATCAAGCGCCGGAGCCGGCCGACTTGAGCGCCATCTTCGGAACGCCGGCGCTGGGCCTCTCGCGCGCGCTCCACGCGAGCCTCGGCGAGCGCATCACCGTGCTCCCGGGGCTCACCGCGGAGGTGACGGGCTTCTACAAAACGATGAGCGACTTGGTGGTGCGCAGCCGCTCGGTCACGCCCAAGCTCGCGCAAGCCTTGGTGCAAGACGGCGAGGGCCGGAGCTACGGGCTGCAGCTCCTCGTTCGCCGCGAGCTGGGCCACGGCCTCTCCGGCTGGATCTCGTACACCATGAGCCGCAGCGAGCGGCGCATCGCGGAGCCCGCCGCGCGCTACCGCCTGTTCGACTTCGATCAACCGCACGTGCTGGTGGTGGCCCTCAGCCAGGAGCTCGGGCGGTGGGTGCTGGGCGCGCGCTTTCGCTATGCGTCGGGGGTGCCGCGCACCCCGGTGGTGGGGGCTTACTACGACGCGGTGAGCGATCGCTCGGACCCCGTCTTCGGGCTGCACAACGGCGCGCGGCTGCCGGCCTTTTACCAGCTCGATGCGCGGGTGGAGCGCAGCGTTCCCTTGGGCAAAGACGTGCTTCTCGCGCTCTCGCTCGACGTGCAGAACGTCACCTACCGCGAGAACGCCGAGGAGGTGGTCTACTCGCCGGATTTTCGGCAGCGCGGGTACATTCGAGGGCTGCCCACGGTGGCGGTGGTCGGGGCCAGGCTGGAGTTTTGA